The following is a genomic window from Episyrphus balteatus chromosome 1, idEpiBalt1.1, whole genome shotgun sequence.
tcaattttaatctcAAGGGGAATCTTATAAAACtcataactaccaagtttggaTTTCGGGACCCACTTTTCGCATTCTCTATTATTGTAATATCATGTCTGAAGATCGATTTTTCTTACGATTCCTAAAACTGCCTATTTTACTGTTTAGTTCATGGTTGGGTGTTGGGTCTTCATAAAATATACCGTTAATTTCGATACCAAAACTCATAACTACCTAACCCTTCAGTAGCTAAGTGTTTTCATGTGTCTTACTTGATCGAATAACAAGTGTGTAgctgtatagaaaaaaaaattgaattaaagatATAAAtacaagaatttaaaaattcttttaagaaCAAAATCAACCATTCATACGAGTATTTAATTGCACAcattgtaaatttcaaaattaacgTACATACATTGAATCCAAGATgtcttcttaatttaaaattctacaTCCGTTTCCGTATAAAAGCTCTTTGCAGACAAACAAACAGCTGATTGTCAGCAAAGTCTGCACAAAAATGATAACAAGCTGTCAAAAAAACTGACAGCGACCACCACTTTGGTTTTGTGGTGTAGTGTActgtgatatttttatattggaAAGTGTATTCATTTTATTCCACAAATTCTCGATAATGTTTTTagcaaaaagtattttaaaacaaaaccaattaAATACAATTCAAAGAACATGTAATTTTAGTTTAAGTTCAATTAGTGCAGCTAGGAAAAAAGTGTGTATAGTTGGAGCTGGGCCAGCTGGCTTCTATGCGGCTCAGTATATTTTGAAGCATCTGTCCGATTGTGATGTTGATGTTTTAGAGAAATTGCCAGTTCCATTTGGTTTAGTTCGGTAAGTTTGCTTGCATTTATTTTATCCAAATATAATTGCTCGTAATATATTGGTTAAATAaccttgaaaacaaaaatgaattatactTTGTAAAGAtttagaattttgaattaaGTTACTTCCAAGAGAATCAGAACCAAAAGTAGGTCTAGAATAAGTCGGCCTAGGAATTAAAGCCAACACAAAGATTAGAAACAACAAAATACTAGAGTAGCAAGCCATTGTGGGTATTGTCAAGACGAATTACAGAAGAACATTAATAGTTTTGGTTttgctaaaataattttttaaacttttgttgtTTAGGCTTTAGATTTAAAATGGAAATGTTAAAACCCCTAATTAACTTAGCAATTAGCTTGTTAAGTTCAAGAGATAGTGGAAAATAGCTGACTTGGCCTTTCATACAAATgatgaaatttgttttctaaaaattaaacacCTAGGTACTCGAAAGATAATTAGTTTATCTTCATCGAATAGTCTTAAACCGAACTGGTACTTAATAACTTAAACTTAAGTAATTATACAGAACCCAATGATGCATTTTCTATTGCATTGTtataagtttttcaaatttgattGATTAATAAATTTGGTTGACAACCGTTGGCCAATCGGAATATCATTTATAAATTCGCCAGTTGGCTAGTTCATTCTCTTTACAGAATGAAATCTCGGGAAGAGTCTTCGTCTTTGGAAGACAGCAAATGAGAAATTGATAGCGAATTTTCATATAGCTTCTACAGAACTTGCCTTGTCCCGAGGCatccaaaatccaaaaattttttttaataatcaataGAGCCTttctttaaaatagttttttataaataattatatgtATTGGACGTGGTACTATTATTCATGAGATAGAGTAGGTACtacaattaacacatgatcttctacttgaggagataggaatgtgtagttgttgtactagatttctactcacgagtaaactaccacctccaatggcgCACGGCTTATgtataaagatttaaaaaaaaatcagatatttaaaaaaatccacaaaTAGCGCTTTTGAAAATTTCTGTGGAAATCACCTTAAGATATTTTctagaaagtcagaaatcataAAAACGGtcctaaaaatgttttttttttatttaaaaattaatttttttttcttatcaaaaatcgttagagccgtttttgaggaAGAACAATATTATCCATTTTATGAATACCCAACAAATTTTAACTACGAAGTTTGAATTAAATtgcttacggccatattattcactctggatttagtttggatttaagttaatttttaatccaatccattaaatctgaatttcataaatccaaggatttaattttttgttcatattattcactaaaaaattcaataaattttgtataatttgcatttatctttatttttccttcacaaaatacgtgaaaaaacaactgaacactgtgaaaattaattttacatctggatttataaacttaaacagacctccagagagcagtttaaatttgtttggatttaacgagattggatttaaataattggatttaagattgggtttaagtagtgaatattatggaattggatttatttttgacatttgacattgtttacatccagatgtatttttagtgaataatatggccgttagacTTTGTAACTTTTTGCTACTTTCGCATCTGTTcgaaagttaatttcaattgtaCTAGTACTAGTCAAACTGTGTATCTTAAATGAATAATACCAATCTAAACCATCGAAGTAAAACCCAATAAAAGATTTGACATGACTGGAgctgtttatttttcattttttacagAATTACAGAGATCCATTTTTTGCGAATTCGGGTACATTTTTGGTGATTGCTGTCAACTGTTATTGAATACAAACCATTGTATTTTGAAGTCAAAGCTacttgtaaagtttttttttaacaaaaccttgcatttattaaaaaaaaaggaattaatttcatttttgtattgccattctttttattttaatggttTACATTGAAGTGTTTCTCTAcaacaaacaatcaaaaaacgttttatttgcattttaaaactgtaataattcagagctgattaattttttctgacttcgcaTTCGGTTCAGCACacgaaaactttttaaaaagtaggtatatttttggggttggggtcaaaattcttttctttttgtcttttttttttgtcaaaattctgcttttaaaatcctgctttttaaaattctgtttttcaaaattctgtttttcataattctgttttacaaaattctgaaaaaaaaattttaaaaatggtttggaagaattttgtaaaacagaattatgaaaaataagCTGCTTATTTGAGATTACTTACTTACGAATAGGTACCTACacacatgtcaatttttgtaatattaatttttttataaaatcaataaatttaaaaatattgaaaaaaggtCTTTAATGGTAAATATCTTCGAAGaatgataattaaattttttttaatttatcaaataaaaattaatcctctgtcggcacatgggtgcgaatttggcagaacaaaaattaaaagtggtcacaaaaaagtgtctttataagggtgaaaatacatttttttgaattgtgaatacaatattcgaattcctcggaatattctacatcaatttcatatatgattctctataaaatattgagaccgaaaaaagttctagcgacatgaaaaagtataaaccaaattcgcaaaaaaaaggtgtgcctacagagggttaatattcaaaaaatttaattaagaaaagaaatattctTCATCGTTTCTAATTAGTTTTCAACGGTATATACATAGATGTGAGTTATAAAATAGTCAGTCTTCTAGGcagttaggaaagtaccaaacaTTAATTACTTATGAAAacgctatgaaaaaaaaaaaacagaattagcagaatttttttcttaaaaaaaaaaattctggcacaattttgaaaagcagaattttaagaagcagaattttgaatgacagaatataaaaaatgtagaattttgaaaaacagaattttcttgaaaaaagcagaattttgaaaaccagaattttgttTCGGCAAGAAAAACCCttggggagcgggtcataattctgcttgtcaaaattctgtacgacaaaattctgtggggtcaaaatactgtaataccataattctgtacgtcattatactgtaaatacaaaattctgtacgtcaaaatactgtatcaacaaaatactgacatgcaaaattctgttttgtaaaattctgtacggcaaaatactgtatatcaaaattctgtaaaaatgctgtaaaaaaatatcgttttgataatgtaaaaaagtgcgcgcgcacttttttacattatcaaaacgatatttttttacagcatttttacagaattttgatttacagaattttgatgtacagaattttgaaatacagtattttgaccaaccagaattttgctatacagaattttgatattcagaattttgttcctacagcattttgcacatacagaattttgacatacagtattttggcatacagtattttgaatacagaattttgcaacatacagaatttcgaccccaacccaaaccCTTGTAAGCTAGTGTTATTTATTCAATCATAACACTTCATATACctcaacaaaaacacaaaatagataattcttaaaaaaaaaaataataattgtcaaacAACGAAAGAAATAACAAGTCTGGGTGATAGAACATCCTATGTTGTCATCGGAAGGTTtactttgaaataattaaaatacatattaaacaATGTGCTCTTGAATAATTGTTCAAAAACCCCAGTATTAAAAATCAAGTTAAATAACGAAGAtatgttgaaaattaaaaaaaaaacattcagccaaaataaaaaaacctttttaaagttttttatataaacaatttatttcctCCATCATAGTTTCCAAAATCCAATTCCTTATCCGAACAAATACAAGCATTTCTGTTAAAATTGCATCCACTGTGAAGAAATCGTCTTACTAAGCAAAACCGTTGACAATTTGCTATATCACTTGATGTTCCGCTACTGCATTCATTGGCTCCTTGAAACACTTGCAAAGAagctaaaatttataaaaatgaatacaaattattaaaattaattacgtCTACAAAAGAATTTAACCTACGTGCAACTTTTCGCACAACTCTTTTATGCTCATTCAAAGAATTGTCCTCAAATTTTGGATACCGCATTCCTATGACAACATTTAACAAGGaaataccaaaaattaaaattacaaattttacacgaaattccatattttttaaagcaaagGAACTGGAGCTTCTGTTAAAATTGAACTGAATAACTTAACAAAGCGATGAACTTAGAATGGAAGTAGGGGTATATTGTTGAATTGagctaaatttcaataaaaatcccCTCTTGGGGGTTTTCTTAaagatatcaaaaattaaataaaaagttaagaGTGTCTCTTTACATTTATTGTTCATCTTGGGATGGAAAAGCTTTTCAAACAATTCTATGGATTCCCCTTGCAATGGGAATTAATattcttttgaatttaaaattttcttcataCATGAAGCTTTTTGGTATAAGAAATTTTCGAAGATCTTACAATGATGAATAGAAGGTCACACATACTTGATCTTGTCAAACCAAAGTAGATggagaaaacaaacaaaatttaaataaccgtactttttgtataaaatatctaagaaaaagtaggtaggtatttttatcttttgaccgGAAACCATAAATCGtcaaaatatctttaaaaaaaattaaaatttacataacgatgatagagaatgttaaaaaactgtgtcccgtctgtctgtctgcataatgagctacagcctaaacggattgaccgattgacttcaaacttggtatgtagcattttttggagactctccagaggggtttttgaaattaatatttaaggaccaaaaataacggtacctctCATATACTAATTTCGGAAAagattaattttctcaaaaacggctccaatgattttgttacaaaaattcAGATATGTATTACTTTTTTGGCCAAACTACTAgttcaatttcaacgaatttttttatacttaaaaaatttgaataggaattcaaaataaaattttgaaaaaaataatttttagattttttaacaaaatttgaaatttttttttttttgaaaaatcaaattttcgaaaacgggccttaattttttttgaaattttggtttaagatgttgattagtgaaacggctctaacgattttgaaataattttttttttttctaaaaatgcatcttaatatatcaaattaaaCTCCATACACTGTTTTgtggggcaatttgatttcagatgttgttttatttttttgaaaaaaagaattttatttcccaaatttcaaaataaaaagtgttaaaaatttaagcaacttgaactctaagagcaagagttcgtgcgacccagtcgtgcatgttatttaaatatgtatatgtacctatagttcgtttttttcaaataatataccaaaaacacaaaaaaaaaacgcatttgaTTCAAGTTCAGAACTTGAATTTGAATATTTCATAGAGCTATTCCTTAaggattttgtttatattaaactaaaataaatacaCATTTCACCATCTTTTAATTccatatttattatatttaaattacaaattaaaatattttcaaactttaGTTACATGTACATGTTTCAAGGCTGCATTTTCCACCATTATTTTTTCCTACTAAGGCACAATAAACTGTACAAGAAGTATCCGATAGTCCAAGACCCATAAATATTAAGTTACATGGTTctgtaaaattgtatttatattttagtcgttgtttatttatttagttttaaaatttacccATGGTTAGAACATAATTGTCTTTGTGTTgcttaataaaaacttttaaagcatctgtaaaaataaaaaatataaatgaactTATAAAACCCAAAAGCATTTCAAATTTTGATACTTTACGTacccaaaaatgtttttgactCAACTTCATTACTCCCAAGAATTGCAagaatgcaaataaatataaaaatcgttGGTTTCATATTCAACACTAAACTAAAAACCTTCCAAAAGCAACCTTTTAAATCGATAAGACTTGTAAccttcattttttgaaaataatgatacTCATAACAATATAATGCATATAATATAATTAAttctaaaaatgtttgttaTCTTATTTTGTTGTATAACTAATTACAGTTTTGGAGTAGCACCCGATCATCCCGAAGTAAAAAATGTAATCAACACATTTACAAAAACAGCCGAGAATCCACGTTTTAGATTCTTAGGTAATCTAAGTTTAGGAAAGGATTTTAGTATAGAACAGTTGCGAGATAACTATCATGCAGTTCTGTTGACTTATGGGGCAGATGAAGATCGTCGCATGAATATTCCAAATGAAGATTCTAAAAATGTTATATCAGCGAGGAAGTTTGTTGCCTGGTATAATGGACTGCCAGGATCAGAAAACTTGAATCCCGACTTGAGTGGGGATACTGTGACTTTGGTGGGACAGGGTAATGTTGCTATTGATGTTGCAAGAATACTCCTTTCAAAAGTTGATGCGCTTAAAGTGAGTAACtggttttgttaattttttttgtttttttaatgttttgaccTTAAGTCAACAGATACAACAGAATATGCCCTAGAAGCTTTAGCCAATAGTAAAGTTAAAAACGTTTACTTGGTCGGTCGAAGAGGACCTCTTCAGGCTGCTTTCACTATCAAAGAATTAAGGGAGATCTTAAAGCTGCCAGATGTTTCAACCGTTTGGAGAAAATCCGACTTTAAAGGTAAATTAAAGCTCAAGTCAAGTATTAAATAGTAACTTGAAAGACTCA
Proteins encoded in this region:
- the LOC129907363 gene encoding uncharacterized protein LOC129907363 translates to MKVTSLIDLKGCFWKVFSLVLNMKPTIFIFICILAILGSNEVESKTFLDALKVFIKQHKDNYVLTMEPCNLIFMGLGLSDTSCTVYCALVGKNNGGKCSLETCTCN
- the LOC129907344 gene encoding NADPH:adrenodoxin oxidoreductase, mitochondrial, with the translated sequence MFLAKSILKQNQLNTIQRTCNFSLSSISAARKKVCIVGAGPAGFYAAQYILKHLSDCDVDVLEKLPVPFGLVRFGVAPDHPEVKNVINTFTKTAENPRFRFLGNLSLGKDFSIEQLRDNYHAVLLTYGADEDRRMNIPNEDSKNVISARKFVAWYNGLPGSENLNPDLSGDTVTLVGQGNVAIDVARILLSKVDALKSTDTTEYALEALANSKVKNVYLVGRRGPLQAAFTIKELREILKLPDVSTVWRKSDFKDIPEIVSSLARPRKRLTELMLKSLDEQQSSPRTSEKKFLPVFQRSPKEIHDDFIEFSVTELQGNTAIPTDVSEKFQTDLILRSIGYKSVSVDKGINFDDKRGYVVNKDGRVLQKNSQEGSIDKGLYVAGWLGTGPTGVILTTMNGAFGVAKAICDDVEQNFIDTETQKSGLDISDKRVVTWKGWTEIDKYEVEIGKAKGKPREKLIDIEKMLKIAGV